In Rhododendron vialii isolate Sample 1 chromosome 9a, ASM3025357v1, the following are encoded in one genomic region:
- the LOC131301706 gene encoding membrane-associated kinase regulator 5-like, which produces MEPLRLLQFWHIPSDKNTAACGDSDSDATSSPSETTTTTTTTTNDKDHHSVETDDEDSFFDLDFTVPLKKKQKDFNPNDKVSARKALPKPRLRLHVLLKNAEESEKKTEASKDVPIFSLLDIGNSPAGKFQKQRSENATRRFPKVVIQKYLKLINPFYSRASKKAHAQTVKSANEVSKKTTPFSSPRKQVVEKQRIRVAREHLVKSHSAAASRVRSVPARRDDSLLLQHDGIQSAILHCKRSYNSSAEFSVLSRSASGPGPYPSEKASVLIPSRNSTEELKTRTSI; this is translated from the exons ATGGAACCTTTACGCTTACTTCAGTTCTGGCACATCCCCTCCGACAAGAACACCGCCGCCTGCGGAGATTCAGACAGCGATGCCACATCAAGTCCATCCgaaacaaccaccaccaccaccaccacaaccaacGACAAAGACCATCACTCCGTCGAAACCGACGACGAAGATTCCTTCTTCGACTTGGACTTCACAGTGCCcctaaaaaagaaacaaaaggattTCAACCCAAACGACAAGGTTTCGGCACGAAAAGCCCTGCCCAAGCCTCGGCTTCGGCTTCACGTGCTGTTGAAGAATgcagaagaatcggaaaagaaaACAGAGGCCTCCAAAGACGTTCCGATTTTCTCATTGCTCGACATAGGAAACAGTCCGGCAGGAAAATTCCAGAAACAGAGATCGGAAAACGCGACGAGGCGTTTTCCGAAGGTCGTGATCCAGAAGTACCTGAAGCTGATCAATCCTTTCTACTCCAGGGCTTCGAAAAAGGCGCACGCTCAGACGGTGAAATCGGCAAACGAGGTTTCGAAGAAAACGACTCCGTTTTCTTCTCCGAGGAAGCAAGTGGTGGAGAAACAGAGGATTCGTGTGGCGCGGGAGCATTTGGTTAAGAGCCATTCGGCGGCGGCGTCGAGGGTAAGATCGGTGCCGGCGAGGAGGGACGATTCGCTGCTGCTGCAGCATGATGGTATCCAGAGCGCCATTCTCCACTGCAAGAGGTCGTATAACTCCTCCGCAG AGTTTTCTGTGCTGTCGCGATCTGCTAGCGGTCCCGGTCCCTATCCCTCAGAAAAGGCCTCAGTACTTATTCCTAGCAGAAATTCCACGGAGGAGCTGAAGACAAGAACCAGCATATGA
- the LOC131301708 gene encoding uncharacterized protein LOC131301708 codes for MATKDQQAYHPPTTNGYNRSDEEATATQAKELRRQKYKKWIIYGIAFIIFQSAVIALFSMTVMKVRNPKFRVRSSSTFEIPTADASFNLNGNVTFGIKNTNFGPYKYDNSTTVTFYYGDSEVGRAAIPKSKAQFRRTKKFTVAVAGNSNTKVASDHISSGMVPLTSQAKLTGKVELMLIFKKKKAVNMNCTMDLNTTTKMLENIKCK; via the coding sequence TGGCAACTAAGGACCAGCAGGCCTACCACCCACCAACAACCAACGGCTACAACCGGAGCGACGAAGAAGCCACGGCCACACAAGCCAAAGAACTCCGCCGCCAAAAGTACAAGAAGTGGATCATCTACGGTATAGCCTTCATCATTTTTCAGTCAGCAGTCATAGCTCTTTTCTCCATGACAGTTATGAAGGTCCGAAATCCCAAATTCCGGGTCAGATCCTCCAGCACCTTTGAAATTCCGACGGCGGACGCTTCCTTTAACTTGAATGGCAACGTTACGTTTGGGATCAAGAACACCAATTTCGGACCCTACAAATATGACAACAGCACAACTGTTACCTTTTACTACGGTGATAGTGAGGTTGGGAGAGCTGCGATTCCAAAATCAAAAGCCCAATTCCGTAGAACCAAGAAGTTCACCGTTGCAGTGGCTGGAAATTCAAACACAAAGGTGGCAAGTGATCATATTAGTTCTGGGATGGTGCCTCTGACAAGCCAAGCGAAGTTGACCGGAAAGGTGGAGCTGATGCTgattttcaagaagaagaaggctgTGAACATGAATTGCACTATGGATCTTAACACCACCACAAAAATGCTCGAGAACATCAAGTGCAAATGA